From Vigna unguiculata cultivar IT97K-499-35 chromosome 5, ASM411807v1, whole genome shotgun sequence, the proteins below share one genomic window:
- the LOC114184531 gene encoding uncharacterized protein LOC114184531, translated as MEKTVRENPSMKVMDIRDKVSRKWNVGISRNMAFRARAIARDHVDGSFSEQFRRIYDYAHELLRTNPGSTVKLNVENTEGEVIFKRFYACLKACKDSFTCCRPFIGLDGCFLKGRYGGELLIAIEEMGLLPAMQELLPGVDQRFCVRHLYANFRKQFPGKNIKRLMWKAAGATHPQAWEKIMRDLKEVNEEAFKHLIGIPPRYWSRSRFIVRAQCDTLVNNMCEVFNNVLVKTRTKPIISMLEDICVYIMKRWAKNRSKVQSFKGSVCPRILDKLKKESSLTRHWIPRWSAEKLFEVRHASNLGEQFVVNIDKMECSCRKWSITGLPCCHAISAMKFLNLKGEDFIANWFRKSTYKETYNSVVYPINCQQLWEVTTYPDVLSPIKRIMPGRPKKKRRLEPWELKKDETALRKGGVRKRCAVCREIGHNKTACPKKPPPPPEAAGPSQQTGPPAPSGPSQQTGPPAPSGP; from the exons ATGGAAAAGACAGTTAGAGAAAACCCTAGTATGAAGGTCATGGACATTCGTGACAAGGTCAGTAGGAAATGGAATGTAGGTATCTCTAGAAATATGGCTTTTCGGGCTAGAGCTATTGCTAGAGATCACGTGGATGGGTCTTTTTCAGAACAGTTTAGGAGAATATATGATTATGCACATGAACTGTTGAGAACCAATCCAGGTTCTACTGTAAAGCTTAATGTTGAGAACACAGAAGGTGAAGTTATATTTAAGAGATTCTATGCATGCTTGAAGGCATGCAAAGATAGTTTCACGTGCTGTAGACCTTTCATTGGATTGGATGGCTGCTTTCTCAAAGGAAGGTATGGTGGCGAGTTACTAATAGCAATTGAAGAGATG GGTCTTCTCCCAGCTATGCAAGAACTTCTTCCTGGAGTGGACCAGAGATTTTGTGTTAGGCATTTGTATGCTAATTTCAGAAAGCAATTCCCcggaaaaaatattaaacgtCTCATGTGGAAGGCTGCAGGAGCAACACATCCACAGGCTTGGGAGAAGATAATGAGGGACCTTAAAGAGGTCAATGAAGAGGCATTCAAACACTTGATTGGTATTCCTCCAAG GTATTGGTCCAGATCTAGATTCATTGTAAGAGCTCAGTGTGACACCTTGGTTAATAATATGTGCGAGGTATTCAACAATGTGCTAGTGAAGACTCGAACAAAGCCAATAATAAGTATGCTGGAGGACATTTGTGTTTATATCATGAAGAGATGGGCCAAAAACAGATCTAAGGTGCAGTCTTTTAAAGGTTCAGTGTGTCCCAGAATTCTTGACAAGCTTAAGAAGGAATCAAGCTTAACAAGGCACTGGATACCAAG ATGGTCAGCAGAGAAGTTGTTTGAAGTGAGGCATGCTTCAAATCTAGGGGAACAATTTGTGGTTAATATTGACAAGATGGAGTGCAGCTGCAGGAAATGGAGCATCACTGGACTTCCTTGTTGCCACGCAATTTCTgccatgaaatttttgaatCTGAAAGGAGAAGATTTTATAGCCAATTGGTTCAGGAAATCCACGTATAAGGAGACGTATAACTCAGTAGTTTACCCAATTAATTGTCAACAGTTGTGGGAAGTTACAACATATCCTGATGTCCTGTCACCAATCAAAAGAATTATGCCCGGAAGacctaaaaagaaaagaagattggAACCTTGGGAGCTGAAAAAGGATGAGACCGCATTACGAAAAGGAGGAGTTCGCAAAAGGTGTGCTGTGTGCAGGGAAATTGGTCATAATAAAACTGCTTGTCCTAAAaaaccaccgccaccaccagAAGCAGCAGGACCATCACAGCAAACTGGCCCACCAGCACCATCAGGCCCATCACAGCAAACTGGCCCACCAGCACCATCAGGCCCATGA